The following nucleotide sequence is from Prosthecobacter sp..
CAAAGCCTTTCAGCAGGAGTTCGCAAACAACGCGCAAAATGGCACTGCTGGCAAAGCCATCGCGATGGGGCATGGACAGAATCTCCGCGATGCGCAGAAAACCAGCCGCATCGAACTGGCCATCAAGACCAATTCCAGTCTCTCACACCATGCCAGAAACGTGAAAGTCGCCACACTTAACTCCCAGACCACGCTGCGCGGCCATGTAAACACTGCCGAGGGCAAGCGGAAGATCGGCGTGATCGCCGCAGAGGAAGGCAAGCCGGAGAATGTGAGCAATCTCCTTGTCGTGAGGGCATTGTCCGGCCGCACTTCAAGCGAATAAGTTCGCCCGCCATTTTGCTTCAACATCAGCCGGAGGTTGGAAACAGCCTCCGGCATGTTATTGGGTTGTCTTGAGGCGCTGGTCGGGATTGCAGACTGAACGCCGCTCCTTCCCTTCCAATGACTTTCGAAATCGCTCTTCTGTTCAGCATCGTCGTGACCGCGTTGGTGCTCTTTTGGTGGGATCGCTTCTCGCCGGACATCATTGCGCTGGGCGTGCTGCTCTCACTGGCCCTCACCGGCCTGGTTCCTGCGGACAAGACCTTCGCGGGCTTTGGCAGTGACACGGTGATCATGATCCTCGGTCTGTTGATCCTCACGGCGGCGTTGCAGCGCACCGGCATCGCGGATCTGGCGGGCCGGGCGGTGCTTCTGCGCGCGGGGGACAATCCCAACCGCCTGCTGATGGCGGTGATGATCACCACGGCCAGTCTGAGCGCCTTCATGAGCAACACGGCGGCCACGGCGCTGTTCGTGCCGGTGGTCTTCGGCATTGCCAGAAAATCTGGCATCAGTCCCGGCCGATTGCTCATGCCGCTGGCGTTTTCTTCCATCTTGAGCAGCTCGGTCACAGTCATCTCGACCTCGACCAATCTTGTGGTCAGCGGCATGATGACACGCTACGGCATGCCGCCCATCGGCATGTTCGAGCTGGCGGCGGTCGGCGTGCCCATCTCCATCGTTGGCTTGCTCTACATGTATTTCATTGGCCGCCGCATGATCCCGGAGCGTGCCGCGCCGGATGAGCAGGGCGAGGAGTTCGCCGCCAGGCCCTACTTGAGCGAGATCGTCATCCAACCCGGTTCCAATCTCGATGGCAAAACTCTCGAAGAGGCCAGGATAGGCCAAACGCTGGGTCTCACGGTCATCCGCATCATTCGCGACAAGAACGCCCGCCTTCAGGCGCATGCGCGTACCGTACTGAAGGCTGGCGACGTGCTGCTGGTACAAGGCAGCCAGGAGGACATCCTCAAGGTCAAGGACACGGGCGGCATGGAGATCAAAGCAGATGTGAAGCTGTCTGATCCCGAGCTGCTGGACAGCGAGAGCGCGCTGGCGGAGGCCATCGTGCTGCCCGGCTCATCGCTTATTGGCCGCACGCTCAAAAATCAGCGGTTCAGCGAGCGCTATGATCTGCAGGTGCTGGGGATCAACCAGCGCGGCGTGAATGTGGTGCAAAAGATGAGCCTCACGCCCATCAAGCTCGGTGACGTGCTGCTGCTCCAGGGACGGCGCGAGCGGATCGCCGCATTGGGTGGAGAACGTGCGTTTCACATCCTGGGACCGCTGGATTCCATGGAAGAAGTGCGTCCGCGCCGTCAGCGCGCCGTGCTGGCGGTCAGCATCTTTGTCGGCGCCATTGTGCTGGCCGCATTCAATGTCACCTCATTGCCGGTGGCTGTCATGCTGGGCACGTTGCTGGTGTTTGCCACCGGCTGCATCACGCCGGAGGAGGCTTACGGAGCCGTTGAATGGAAGGCCATCATTCTCATCGGCTCCATGCTGACTTTGGGCGCGGCCATGGATCATACGGGTGCTGCGGCGTATCTGGCCGGGCAGATCGTCGCGCTCGTCGGTGGCGCGGGGCCGCTGTGGCTGCTCAGCGGGTTCTTTGTGCTCACCGTGCTGCTCACGCAGCCGATGTCGAATCAAGCGGCCGCCATCGTTGTCATTCCCATCGCCATCCAGACCGCGCTGCTGGCGGGGCTCAATCCACGCCCCTTTGCAATCATGATCGCGGTGGCGGCCAGTTGCTCCTACCTCACGCCGCTGGAACCATCCTGCCTCATGGTGTACGGGCCTGGCCGCTATCGGTTCGCGGACTTCGTCAAAGTCGGCTCGTTGCTCACGGTGCTGATCTACCTCATCGCCATCACGCTGGTGCCATGGGTATGGCCGCTGCGCTAGGCACGCCTCGTGTCCGGCGGCTCACGCTTGAGCACTGAAATAGGTGCCATCGGTGACATTTTGCACCCGGCGTTCCATGCACTGATGCAGGTGCCGCACATCCATGTCACGCGGATGCGCCCTCGACTTGAGGGCCGCTCTTGCAATGGCCGCATTCTCCGCCTCACGCAGATCATGGCCCTCGACGGAGCATTGCATCAGGAAACGTCCCGTGATGAGATGGTGGATGCTGGCTTGGTAACTCATGATTATGTCCGGTTGAGGTGGAGTTGCAGATCAAACTGGAGCCTAGTAGCGGCGGCGGTTTCGATCTTGTGAGCCGCCGATAAGATTCCCAGCGAGAGCACCGACGCCGGCGCCCACAGCGGCGCCGCCGAGGCTCCTGGAAGCGAGTCCGCCCACGGCTGCACCGCCGAGGGCACCGATGACAGTTCCCTGACGAGCGTTGGGGCCGTTCGTGCAGGAGACCAGTGAGACCGACGAGAGCAGCATTGCGATGTAGAGTGTTTTCATGGTGGACAGCTAGCCTCAGGCACCTCTCAATCGCTATGGGGTGTTTCCC
It contains:
- a CDS encoding SLC13 family permease; this encodes MTFEIALLFSIVVTALVLFWWDRFSPDIIALGVLLSLALTGLVPADKTFAGFGSDTVIMILGLLILTAALQRTGIADLAGRAVLLRAGDNPNRLLMAVMITTASLSAFMSNTAATALFVPVVFGIARKSGISPGRLLMPLAFSSILSSSVTVISTSTNLVVSGMMTRYGMPPIGMFELAAVGVPISIVGLLYMYFIGRRMIPERAAPDEQGEEFAARPYLSEIVIQPGSNLDGKTLEEARIGQTLGLTVIRIIRDKNARLQAHARTVLKAGDVLLVQGSQEDILKVKDTGGMEIKADVKLSDPELLDSESALAEAIVLPGSSLIGRTLKNQRFSERYDLQVLGINQRGVNVVQKMSLTPIKLGDVLLLQGRRERIAALGGERAFHILGPLDSMEEVRPRRQRAVLAVSIFVGAIVLAAFNVTSLPVAVMLGTLLVFATGCITPEEAYGAVEWKAIILIGSMLTLGAAMDHTGAAAYLAGQIVALVGGAGPLWLLSGFFVLTVLLTQPMSNQAAAIVVIPIAIQTALLAGLNPRPFAIMIAVAASCSYLTPLEPSCLMVYGPGRYRFADFVKVGSLLTVLIYLIAITLVPWVWPLR
- a CDS encoding glycine zipper domain-containing protein; translated protein: MKTLYIAMLLSSVSLVSCTNGPNARQGTVIGALGGAAVGGLASRSLGGAAVGAGVGALAGNLIGGSQDRNRRRY